From Hippoglossus stenolepis isolate QCI-W04-F060 chromosome 4, HSTE1.2, whole genome shotgun sequence, a single genomic window includes:
- the LOC118106247 gene encoding extracellular calcium-sensing receptor-like, which yields MAPVKTGVVFVGLLFAFAATEEEAPVCQILGSPEIPLLSKEGDVTIGEPFPSTANLQPPLSFTVKPTRLTCSSVNLREFRFAQIMIFAIEEINKSDVLLPNVSIGYRIYDNCGSTLSSMRAVMALMNGDEGTTGKSCSGQSAVHAIIGESESSSTIVLSRTTGPFKIPVISHSATCECLSNRKEYPSFFRTIASDLYQSRVLVQLVKHFGWTWVGAVNSDSHYGNNGMAIFLAAAQEEGVCVEYTEKFRREEPEKLMKVVEVIRKSTARVIVAFMAHVEMNNLLEQLSLHNITGRQFIGVEAWITADSLVTPTSFTVLGGSLGFAVQKANISGLEEFLTKDFWQGEFKCKEGHNNSMTGTAPCKENHNLTELKYYDHDVTRLRYSGNIYKAIYAVAYSLHSMLKCSQSQGCDRTVKVTPWQAVESLKQVNFTIKNGEQVWFDSTGAVVALYEVVNWQRGSDGSVHFKPVGYYDASLPPGKKFVLKTEAIIWPGGNTELPVSVCSESCRPGTRKVLQKGKPVCCYDCIPCAEGEISNTTDSNGCKKCPEEYWSNQNRDACVLKNVEFLSFTEVMSKTLVFFTVFGVVLTLIVATLFLINKDTPIVRANNSELSFLLLFSLTLCFLCSLTFIGRPSEWSCMLRHTAFGITFVLCISCILGKTIVVLMAFRATLPGRNLMKWFGPAQQRISVLLFTLIQIVICILWLTINPPFPFKNVSHYKEKIILECALGSSIGFWAVLGYIGLLAVLCFVLAFLGRKLPNNFNEAKLITFSMLIFCAVWITFIPVYVSTPGKFTVAVEIFAILASSYGILFCIFAPKCFIIVLKPELNTKKHMMGKT from the exons ATGGCACCAGTGAAAACAGGAGTGGTTTTTGTGGGGCTCCTGTTTGCATTTGCAGCAACAGAGGAGGAAGCTCCTGTCTGTCAGATACTGGGGAGTCCAGAGATCCCCCTGTTGTCTAAAGAGGGAGATGTGACAATCGGGGAGCCTTTTCCATCCACAGCAAATTTGCAACCTCCACTTTCTTTTACAGTGAAACCAACACGCCTCACATGCTCCAG TGTCAACCTCAGGGAGTTTCGATTTGCCCAGATCATGATTTTTGCAATcgaagaaataaacaaaagtgaCGTCCTTCTTCCCAATGTTTCTATCGGATACCGTATTTATGACAACTGTGGCTCAACATTATCCTCGATGCGAGCAGTGATGGCCCTGATGAACGGCGACGAGGGGACGACAGGAAAGAGCTGCTCCGGTCAGTCAGCCGTTCATGCTATAATTGGGGAGTCTGAGTCTTCGTCAACCATCGTGCTGTCACGCACTACAGGACCATTCAAAATACCAGTG ATAAGTCATTCAGCTACTTGTGAGTGTTTGAGCAACAGGAAGGAGTATCCCTCTTTTTTTCGAACCATTGCCAGTGACCTCTACCAAAGCCGAGTGCTCGTCCAGCTGGTCAAGCACTTTGGCTGGACGTGGGTCGGGGCAGTCAACAGCGACAGTCACTATGGTAACAACGGCATGGCCATCTTCCTCGCCGCAGCCCAAGAGGAGGGCGTCTGTGTTGAGTATACGGAGAAATTTCGCAGGGAGGAACCGGAAAAACTGATGAAAGTGGTCGAAGTGATCCGTAAGAGCACTGCCCGGGTCATCGTGGCTTTCATGGCCCACGTAGAGATGAACAACCTGCTGGAGCAGCTGAGTCTCCACAACATCACGGGCCGTCAGTTCATTGGTGTGGAGGCCTGGATCACTGCCGACAGCCTTGTGACTCCGACCAGCTTTACTGTGCTGGGAGGTTCACTGGGCTTCGCTGTGCAGAAAGCCAACATCAGTGGCCTGGAGGAGTTTTTAACCAAAGATTTCTGGCAGGGAGAGTTTAAGTGCAAGGAGGGACACAACAACAGCATGACAGGAACTGCACCTtgcaaagaaaaccacaatctTACGGAGCTGAAATATTATGATCATGATGTGACGAGGCTGAGATACTCCGGTAACATCTACAAAGCCATCTATGCTGTGGCTTATTCTCTGCACAGCATGTTAAAGTGCTCACAAAGTCAGGGATGTGACAGGACGGTGAAGGTTACACCCTGGCAG GCGGTGGAGTCTCTGAAGCAAGTGAATTTCACGATTAAGAATGGGGAGCAGGTGTGGTTCGACAGCACCGGAGCAGTTGTGGCCCTGTATGAGGTGGTAAACTGGCAGCGTGGATCAGACGGGTCGGTCCACTTCAAACCTGTTGGTTACTATGACGCCTCCCTGCCGCCTGGAAAAAAGTTTGTCCTCAAGACTGAAGCCATAATTTGGcctggaggaaacacagag CTGCCGGTGTCAGTGTGCAGTGAGAGCTGTCGTCCAGGAACTCGTAAAGTCCTTCAGAAAGGAAAACCTGTCTGCTGCTACGACTGTATTCCATGTGCAGAGGGAGAAATCAGCAACACCACAG ATTCTAATGGATGCAAAAAGTGTCCTGAAGAGTACTGGTCCAATCAAAACAGAGATGCTTGTGTTCTGAAAAATGTCGAGTTCCTCTCCTTCACTGAGGTTATGAGTAaaacacttgtgtttttcactgtgtttggtGTAGTTCTTACTTTGATTGTGGCAACGCTATTCCTGATCAATAAGGACACTCCCATTGTCAGGGCCAACAACTCCGAGctgagcttcctgctgctcttctccctgACTCTGTGCTTCCTGTGCTCCCTCACCTTCATCGGCCGGCCCTCTGAGTGGTCCTGCATGCTGCGGCACACTGCGTTCGGCATCACCTTCGTCCTCTGCATCTCTTGTATTCTGGGGAAAACTATAGTGGTGTTAATGGCCTTCAGGGCGACACTTCCAGGCAGAAATTTGATGAAATGGTTCGGGCCTGCACAGCAGAGAATCAGTGTTCTGTTGTTCACTCTGATACAGATTGTGATTTGCATTCTTTGGCTGACAATCAATCCTCCATTTCCCTTCAAAAATGTAAGCCACTATAAGGAGAAGATCATTCTTGAGTGTGCCCTTGGATCATCGATAGGCTTCTGGGCTGTGTTAGGATACATCGGACTCCTTGCTGTCCTTTGTTTTGTACTCGCTTTTTTGGGTAGAAAGTTACCTAATAATTTCAACGAAGCTAAATTGATCACTTTCAGCATGTTGATATTCTGCGCTGTCTGGATCACATTTATTCCAGTTTACGTCAGCACTCCTGGGAAGttcactgtggctgtggagATATTTGCTATTTTGGCCTCAAGTTATGGGATTCTCTTCTGTATATTTGCACCTAAATGCTTTATTATTGTTCTCAAACCTGAAttgaacacaaagaaacataTGATGGGAAAAACATGA